The Pseudomonas wenzhouensis genome has a segment encoding these proteins:
- the tnpB gene encoding IS66 family insertion sequence element accessory protein TnpB (TnpB, as the term is used for proteins encoded by IS66 family insertion elements, is considered an accessory protein, since TnpC, encoded by a neighboring gene, is a DDE family transposase.): MMRPDAKVQKVYLYPKPVDFRKSINGLAALVELDIKVEVFNPVLFVFLNRTRSQVKILYWERNGFCLWLKRLEAERFKTKPDAGDEAIELTVDELNWLLDGIDLWRNRPHQILTPRFVT; encoded by the coding sequence ATGATGCGTCCCGACGCCAAGGTGCAGAAGGTCTATCTCTACCCAAAGCCCGTCGATTTCCGCAAATCCATCAACGGCCTGGCCGCTCTGGTCGAGCTGGACATCAAGGTGGAAGTGTTCAACCCCGTGCTGTTCGTGTTCCTCAACCGCACCCGCAGTCAGGTCAAGATCCTCTACTGGGAGCGCAATGGCTTCTGCCTGTGGCTCAAGCGTTTGGAAGCCGAACGCTTCAAGACCAAGCCCGATGCCGGCGACGAGGCCATCGAGCTGACGGTCGATGAGTTGAACTGGCTGCTCGACGGCATCGACCTGTGGCGCAACCGTCCGCACCAGATACTGACGCCGCGTTTCGTGACCTGA
- the tnpC gene encoding IS66 family transposase: MIAVPAPLPDDPILLKHLLLLASEQAAAKDARIEQLQEQVALLRHKLFSPKSERSPEDTDSPQLAMFNEAEELIEALSAAPSEAEAEAEAEAEAEAEAEEIVAPVKRRGKRKPLPANLPRVEVIHDLPEHELTCACGACKQLIGEETSEQLEIIPMQVRVIRHIRKTYACKACEAAPITADKPAQLIEKSLASPSVLAMLLTTKYADGIPLYRFEKMLSRHGVEIPRQTLARWVIQSGEQLQPLLNLLRDKLLEYPVLHCDETRLQVLHEPGRDPTAQSWMWVQSGGPPDKPVILFDYTASRAQEVPLRLLDGYRGYLMTDDYAGYNAVAAQEGIERLGCWAHARRKFVEAQKVQPKGKTGRADMALNLINKLYGIERDLKDACDTERLVARQQRSQPLLDQLKTWLDKTQPQVVGQTALGRAVNYLASNWRKLVRYVEGGHLPIDNNRAENAIRPFVIGRKNWLFSDTPKGATASAQIYSLIETAKANGQEPYAWLRHILERLPAANSVEDYEALLPWNCSPVSAS, translated from the coding sequence ATGATCGCCGTGCCCGCCCCCCTTCCTGACGACCCAATCCTGCTCAAGCATTTACTGCTGCTGGCCAGTGAACAGGCGGCTGCGAAAGATGCTCGCATAGAACAACTTCAGGAACAGGTCGCCCTGCTGCGCCACAAGTTGTTCTCGCCCAAGTCCGAGCGCAGCCCTGAAGATACCGACTCGCCGCAGTTGGCCATGTTCAACGAGGCCGAAGAGCTGATCGAAGCGCTGTCCGCCGCGCCAAGCGAAGCCGAAGCCGAAGCCGAAGCCGAAGCCGAAGCCGAAGCCGAAGCCGAAGAAATCGTTGCGCCGGTCAAGCGCCGTGGCAAGCGCAAGCCGTTGCCGGCCAACCTGCCGCGTGTCGAGGTCATCCACGACCTGCCCGAGCACGAGCTGACTTGCGCCTGTGGCGCCTGCAAACAGCTCATCGGCGAGGAGACCAGCGAGCAGCTGGAGATCATCCCGATGCAGGTGCGGGTCATCCGCCATATCCGCAAGACCTACGCCTGCAAGGCCTGCGAAGCGGCGCCGATCACTGCCGACAAGCCGGCCCAACTGATCGAGAAGAGCCTGGCCAGCCCCAGTGTGCTGGCGATGCTGCTGACCACCAAATACGCCGACGGCATCCCGCTGTACCGCTTCGAGAAGATGCTCAGCCGCCACGGCGTCGAGATCCCGCGCCAGACCCTGGCGCGCTGGGTGATCCAGAGCGGCGAGCAACTGCAACCGCTGCTCAACCTGCTGCGCGACAAGTTGCTCGAATACCCCGTTTTGCACTGCGACGAAACGCGCTTGCAGGTACTGCATGAACCGGGACGCGATCCCACCGCGCAGTCCTGGATGTGGGTACAAAGCGGTGGACCACCGGATAAGCCGGTGATCCTCTTCGACTACACCGCCAGCCGCGCGCAGGAGGTGCCGCTGCGCCTGCTCGATGGTTATCGCGGCTACCTGATGACCGACGACTACGCCGGCTACAACGCCGTGGCCGCGCAAGAAGGCATCGAACGCCTCGGCTGCTGGGCGCATGCGCGGCGCAAGTTCGTCGAGGCGCAGAAAGTGCAACCCAAGGGCAAAACCGGCCGTGCCGACATGGCGTTGAACCTGATCAACAAGCTCTACGGCATCGAGCGGGACCTGAAGGACGCTTGCGATACCGAGCGCCTGGTCGCCCGTCAGCAACGCAGCCAGCCGCTGCTCGATCAACTTAAGACCTGGCTGGACAAGACCCAGCCGCAGGTCGTCGGGCAGACGGCGCTGGGCAGGGCGGTGAACTACCTGGCCAGCAACTGGAGAAAGCTGGTGCGCTACGTCGAAGGTGGACATCTCCCGATCGACAACAACCGCGCGGAGAACGCCATCCGCCCGTTCGTTATCGGGCGCAAGAACTGGCTGTTCAGCGACACGCCCAAGGGGGCCACGGCCAGCGCGCAGATCTACAGCCTGATCGAAACCGCCAAGGCCAATGGCCAGGAGCCTTACGCCTGGCTGCGCCACATCCTCGAACGCCTGCCGGCCGCCAATAGCGTCGAGGATTACGAAGCGCTGCTGCCGTGGAATTGCTCGCCAGTGAGCGCATCCTGA